TTATGCTGACTAGGTTCTGACTATGTTCTGACAATCCTCGTTATTAATCGCCTGCTTGATGGTCAAGCAGACGCACCGACCGCTGCCCCCAATTGCTCGACACCCAAACGGTAAGTTGTGCCTAATCTACCAACTGGCCCAAACTATACACCAAACTCCCGCCTTGCGGGACTTTTTTTTAGTCCCCCCCTCCCCCCATGAACCAACCTCGCCACGCAGGTCTGCGCCGGCAATTCGCGGTAAACTGGAGGATTGTGTTTACAGGAGAATCGTGACCATATTATGACCAGACCACTTGAAGGCGTACGCATCCTGGCCGTATCGCAGTTCGGCGCCGGCCCCTACGGCACACTGATGCTGGCCGACCTGGGCGCGGAGATCATCAAGATTGAAGACCCCGGCACCAACGGCGACGTCTCGCGCGGCGTGCCGCCCTCGACCATTGAGAATGACAGCCTCTATTTCCAGTGCTTCAACCGCAACAAGCGCAGCCTGCAACTGGACTTGGGGACTCCCGAAGGAATGGAGATTTTCCACCGCCTGGTGAGCATCTCGCACGGCGTCTTCAACAACCTGCGCGGCGACGTGCCCGCCAAACTCGGCATCACCTTTGATTCCCTGAAGATGCATAACCCGGCCATCGTCTGCTGCTCGCTCAGCGCCTACGGGCGCACCGGAGCGGCGGCGCGCATGCCGGGCTACGATCCACTAATGCAGGCCAGCGAAGGTTACATGAGCCTCACCGGCGGGCCTGACGATGGGCCTATCAAGTGTGGCGTATCGGTAATCGATTTCGCCGCGGGCCTGGCCGCCGCCTTCGGCATGATGGCCGGCATTCATTCCGCCACGCGCACCGGCGTGGGCTGCGACGTGGACGTCAGCCTGCGCGACACGGCGCTCTCCATGCTGAACTATTACGCCGTCTGGTATCTCAATCTCGGCCGCGTCCCGGAGCGTATGGCCGACTCCGCCCACGCCGTGCTCACGCCCGCGCAGACCTTCCGCACCCGCGACGGCCACATCGTTATTTTCTGCGCCAAAGAAAAATTCTGGGAACTGCTTTGCGCCGCGCTCGACAAGAAAGACTGGGCCAGCGATCCGCGTTTCCACGATTTCGCGGCGCGCTCAAAAAATAAAACCGACTTGCTGGCCTTGCTGCATCCGGTCATCATGGCGCGCACCACTGCTGAATGGCTGACTCTGCTGGAGGGCAAAGTCCCCTGCGCGCCCGTGCGCACTCTGGCGGAGGCTCTGGACGATCCGGCGGTGGTCGAGCAAGAGATGATCGTGGAAGTCGACCACCCTCATTTCGGCAAAGTGCGCGAAGTCGGCAGCCCAGTTAAATTTTCTGGAGACCAGCCGCAGCATCACGCCGCCCCGGCGCTAGGGGCGGACACGGACAGCATTTTGCAATCGTACTTGAGTTACTCCGCAAGTGAGATCGCGGCGTTGCGTTCGCGGGGAGTCATTTGAGTTAGTGACTCACAAGTCCAATCACGTCGTCATTCCGAGCGCAGCGAGGAATCTGCTTTTGGTTTCGGCGCGGCGATGGGTAAAGCAGATTCCTCGCTGCGCTCGGAATGACGACTTCTTGTATGTGGGGGGGGGCTAGGAAGCCGACGGCTTCCACTCCAGCGCTTTCTTGTAAATCTGGCCTTCCACGAACAGTTCGAACAACTGATTGTCGATCAGCTTGTGGTCAGCCTCCATCTTGAGGATGTCGAGCGCCTTCTCGGTGGGCAGCGCTTTCTTATACGGCCGGTCGGAGGCGGTGAGTGCGTCGAAGATGTCGGAGATGGTCATCATGCGCGTCTGCACGGGAATCTCCGACTCATTTAATTTTCCCGGA
The nucleotide sequence above comes from Acidobacteriota bacterium. Encoded proteins:
- a CDS encoding CoA transferase translates to MTRPLEGVRILAVSQFGAGPYGTLMLADLGAEIIKIEDPGTNGDVSRGVPPSTIENDSLYFQCFNRNKRSLQLDLGTPEGMEIFHRLVSISHGVFNNLRGDVPAKLGITFDSLKMHNPAIVCCSLSAYGRTGAAARMPGYDPLMQASEGYMSLTGGPDDGPIKCGVSVIDFAAGLAAAFGMMAGIHSATRTGVGCDVDVSLRDTALSMLNYYAVWYLNLGRVPERMADSAHAVLTPAQTFRTRDGHIVIFCAKEKFWELLCAALDKKDWASDPRFHDFAARSKNKTDLLALLHPVIMARTTAEWLTLLEGKVPCAPVRTLAEALDDPAVVEQEMIVEVDHPHFGKVREVGSPVKFSGDQPQHHAAPALGADTDSILQSYLSYSASEIAALRSRGVI